A single genomic interval of Lathyrus oleraceus cultivar Zhongwan6 chromosome 7, CAAS_Psat_ZW6_1.0, whole genome shotgun sequence harbors:
- the LOC127100870 gene encoding probable glutathione S-transferase: MAEVQLLGVRASPFVQRVEYALKLKGIEYTFIEENLMNKSELLLKYNPIHKKVPVFVHNGKPLSESLVIIEYIDETWDNYPILPQQAYEKALARFWSNFIDDKILGAISKAAWTVNKEEREKGTEEALQALQFLENELKNKFFGGENIGIVDIAASYIAFWLPILEEAVGLKFLGGDKFPKLHKWSQEFINHPIVKEILPPKEGLLGFFKSRYAAVSAAK; encoded by the exons TTGTTGGGTGTAAGAGCAAGCCCATTTGTTCAAAGAGTTGAATATGCTCTAAAACTAAAGGGTATTGAGTACACCTTCATTGAAGAAAATCTAATGAACAAAAGTGAACTTCTTCTTAAGTACAATCCTATTCATAAGAAGGTGCCTGTTTTTGTTCACAATGGAAAACCATTATCTGAGTCACTTGTGATTATTGAATACATTGATGAAACTTGGGATAATTATCCCATTCTTCCTCAACAAGCTTATGAGAAAGCCTTGGCTAGATTTTGGTCTAATTTCATTGATGACAAG ATCTTGGGGGCGATATCAAAGGCAGCATGGACAGTGAACAAAGAGGAACGAGAGAAAGGCACTGAAGAAGCGTTGCAGGCTCTACAATTTCTTGAGAATGAACTCAAGAACAAATTCTTTGGTGGTGAAAACATTGGCATTGTGGACATTGCTGCTTCCTACATAGCTTTCTGGCTTCCTATCCTTGAAGAAGCTGTTGGATTGAAGTTCCTTGGTGGTGACAAATTTCCTAAGCTCCATAAATGGAGTCAAGAGTTCATCAATCATCCTATTGTGAAAGAGATTCTTCCTCCTAAGGAGGGACTATTAGGGTTTTTCAAATCTCGATATGCTGCGGTTAGTGCTGCAAAATAG